In Euphorbia lathyris chromosome 2, ddEupLath1.1, whole genome shotgun sequence, the sequence CGTCGCCTGATCCCCAGGACCTTGCCCCGATCGGCCGCCTAATCCATCATTTGCCATCACCGCCGCCCGTGCCCTGCTGTTAACTTTTTCTTTCACCATAGAGTGAGGaatttattttctatataaCGTTTTCCTAAGTGTAAATCTATTATTCCATacgtttcaaaaaaaaaaatttaaagcttATTAGGAAAATTGaattattgaacacaataatgTCAAACTGacccaaaaattaaattttattttttaataattataaaactatgttaccattattaatttatttattttcataacacttttgaattcatttttattatgtcttttctattaaaaaaattaacttcttatttttgagactcaaacaacttaatttctaaattaaattttaaaattttaaaactaaaaataaaaaaaaaaagtaaaaatgttaaattttttttttagaaactagtcttgaactaataaaaaaaattaaatatatcctACTACGTGTTTggtttgtccaaaattcaaaatttcaatattttagaccTATTAGGTATtacataaatccaaatttctaatttttttggtctCTTAGGTCTCCTTAAAATTGGTCTCTTGACCataaaaattataacacatataaatacaaaaaaaaaaaataagcaaattcgaattagtaaaaaaaaaattcccgaacgcacgtgtaaaatcggcccccccAACCGACTaatcatgtattcgccactgaaaataacattaatatatacttaatgtttgaaaattttatcaattttaatatCGATAACGACACGTGGCATATCATTCATAATAACCCGTTAAGTTATAATTTCTTTCTCCATATACCATTCAACTTATTctctaaatataaatttaaaatatgaaGTTATGAGTctttttttaagtataaaaattgCGCCTTGCCTTTGCCTTGGCTTCGCTTCCTTAGCAAGTAACTCCATTCTCGCTGTCTCTTTCCTTTTCAAATCCTATTTCCCTATTCGTCCGAGACGCTTCATTCTCTGCATTTGCTCTTTGCAAGTTTCCAGGTTTGTCATTGTTAGTATATTTCGTTTAGggttttcaatttgatttttcCCTGTGAGCTAATTTCTTCTGTGCGTGCTTTTGTTCTCGGTTCAGATTTATACATCCTACTTGTTTTGCACTTCTTAGTTAAGTAGTAGAGCAGAAACCTGCTAGCGTACCAAcgaaaaggaaaacagaagtaGAAGGTATTGTAGTTATACTCtgttttcttatttatattttgaaattgTTTGTTCGAGTTCTGTTTGCCAAACGACAAATTGTAGTAATGTAATAGAAACGGAGTAAAAAATTTCTTCGCTGGTTCCGTGACGTCTCGTTAACATttccttttgtttttcttgtatttTTGTCTGCATCTTGAGTTTCCCTTCCTGTACTCTAGTGGGCCTTAAGTATGCAATTTGCTCTGTGACATTGGGAATGTTATTGGGAAATCAGATAGTTCTGTAACATTGATCTGCAATTTTTTTAGGGGTAAACTTCTCTTTTCATGGTTTCCCCAATCTGTTTCTTCTTTTGATTCTCTCTGCAGAACTAATTTGACAAATACTACTTTCTGTTCTTCTAACTTACCATTGTCTTCTATTATTGCAATAGGAATCCTGaaaattcggagattaatataagatctatgattgggtCTTAATTATCGGTTTgagtttttagttcaattggttccagaTATGGTACTAGAGCCATTTCGACCAAGGGTTATAGTATGgtaacctcattaatttgtggaattaaaaacaaatgGTGAGATAGCCTGTGTTGTACAGGCAGCAAACCAAGAGTCATTTGAGGGTGTGTCACAGCTTGAGCGGAAAAACATAAAGTGTGCATTGTTTTAGCATCAGATTTAGGAGAACAACATTAATGGATTTAGTGACAATATCTGAGATCTGGTTGCAAGGAATAATGTGGGGACAGACATTATTAGTAATGGACCTTGATATTTTGACATTCTGATGGAAAGTGGAAATATTTTGACTGTCAAAAACCATAATTTTTATTGCTATCAGGAGGAAAGATGCTACTGTTTACCGTTTTGCATCTAAATTCCTCACAAGCATCCAAGTGTCAGATTCATTATTATTGTACATTTTGCATGTAGTCGAATTTCCAAATGTGCACGACTGAGAAATGTTGTTGATTGACTTGTGCTCAGTGATTTTGAATAATCTGCTTTGCTAGCTTGAAATGTTGTTTTTGGATGACTCATTTTCGGAAAATTTTAGGGTACTCCTGGAGTAATACTCATGACCAATGAATTCATGAtacatgtatattttttttttctttgcacCAATCATGGTCATGTAGTGGTATTCAAAACTCTCAATTCCTCAAACCTGTCATGCTCAATTACTGTTTGATGCAGATGAAGCTTCATGTTTGTGCTCATTGTCCCTTAACGTTGTCTTTCGATTTTGATGTTTGTATTTCAGGTTAAAAAATGTCTCATTCTTcaggaaaaggaaaggaaaggcaGAGTGTTGATAATAGGTTGGAGGATTGTATAGACGAGTGCTATGAAGCCTTGAAAAGGGGAAGCATCAGAGTTAAACTAGAAAACTCAACTTACATATGTCCATACTGCTATGGGAAGAAGAGAGAATACTTTTATAGGGAGCTTCTTGAACATGCTTATCGTCATGGTAGAGATTTACGAAATGCAGATTACAAGGAGAAAGCTCGCCATTTAGCCTTGGAGAAGTATATGAAAAACTACCTCCATGATAAGGAAAGGTCAAGACTTGAGGTAGAAGGCAATAAAAAGAAAGATACAGGTAACAGTTTACCTACTCTTGACCCCTTTCATTCAAGACTTGAGATAGGATGCGATCAAAAGAAAGACACAGGGAAGGGGTTGCCAACTCTTAATTTAATTGAATTGTCCGACATTCCAAATTCTTCAATTCGGAATGAATCAACACGATTGTTTGTTTGGCCTTGGATGGGAATAGTTGCCAATGTTCAAACACAATTTCAAGGTGGACGTTGGGTTGGGGAGAGTGGTGCAAAGCTTAGGAATGAATTGACAACAAAGGGATTTGATCCAGTTAAGGTTCATCCCTTGTGGAGCCGTGCAGGTCATTCAGGATTCGCTATTGTTGAGTTTAAGAAAGAATGGGATGGCTTCAAGAGTGCAATAGTGTTTGATAAGGAATTTAAAGTCAATCATTCTGGAAAGGAGGACTACTTTAACCACCTCTCAAACAATCGAGGGGAGAGATTATATGGATGGGTTGCAAGTGATGATGACTACAATTCACAAACTATTGTTGGTGATTATCTGAGAAAAAATGGTGATTTAAAAAGTGCCTATGATAAAGAAGCTGAGGACAAACAAAAGGATTCAAATCTTATGATCAGTTTAAGCAATAGCTTGCAAAGGAAGAATGAGACTcttgaaaaaatgaaaataaaagttgagGAGACTAATGCATCTTTGAACAATCTAGTAGAAGAAAATGATTCGATGGTCAGACGGTATAATGAAGGCAAGatcctttttttctttcttcttttttgatttAATAGGCTATAAAAGTTCTTGTCTTTCCCTTTCAATTTCTTCTTGTCTTTTTTTCCCAAATCTTGTAAGGGACAAGTGTTATATTTAAATGGAATTAATTTGAATCATACATAATTTAAGTAATACATTCTGGAGCTAATTATGATTGTTATGTGCTTATGTTGAATGTAGAAATTGGACGGATGCAACAGGTTGCACATCATCAGTTTGCAAGGATTTATTTAGACCATGAGAACAGAACACTAGAACTGGAAGCTGAAAGAAAAGAATTGGAGAGGCGTGAAAGACAACtggaagaaagagaaattcaaaataaaaatgtgatgaGAAATCTTCATTATCAAAAGGAAAAGGTAAAGACATTTCATAGGCTGTTGAATTCATGCAAGGACATGACTTTTTTTCTTATGATGCATGGTGTTTGTCTGTGTACACGAATCATTCCCTAGTACAATTATCAGATCAACGATTTGTTGGAACTAGAAagcttattatatataaattgctCCAACTGTTGAATGAGGACTTAATTGAATGAAATCACTTTTAttagaataaaatgaaaaatttacaaaacaatTATATAAGTCGTAGGAGATTTGCTGCACACACACAACTCACCActcacttttttttctttttttctctgcCTTTTTATTTCTCACTTCACACATTAACACAAACAATTACAGTTGGCTTGAATATTTATTTTGGTTCCTTTATATGTTTTGCGAACTATTGATTCTCGTCCAATACGGTTAAAGTATTTGATAAATAGTCAAATGGGTTAAAtaagttaaattttttaatatcttGAGTTTGCCAAAATATATAGTTGGCTTAATGCATAATTTACATCCTTAAACTTAGCACGTTTTGCTTATTGacttttaaaataatctatCATATTATGGttgtttttaaaaaactatCACATATAAGCATACCTATAGTTGACTCATTAAGACCTTGTGCACACAAAATCATTGATTTGTCATTTTGACGATGGGGTGGCGTACTGAACAAACTCACGcacttttctttttatatagcACGCACATGTCACCTCATTTGTCAAAGATGACAGGTCAACGATCTTGTGCGTATGAGATCCTAATAAGACAACTATAGATgcgtgataggtttttaaagttAACTTTAGGTGTTTGATAGGTTTTTAAGGTCAATTAttggtgtgtgataggttattttaagtTTAAGTCTAAGGGTCCTATATAGTTTGTGGGCTGTAACACAAGAAAAGCGTTTTTGCAGTGGTTGTTCTAATGGAAATAATCTGTTCTAATTTCAATAGTAAAATGTGCTAAGATTACCTATTCATTCTTTTAGAATAAGATGGCAATTGTGGAGCAGAAAAAGGCAGATGAGGAACTGTGGAAGTTGGCAGAAGAACAAAaggtgatttttttttcattcatttCCTTGAACTAGAGGATGAAAAGAAATGCAAAATATTCACTGTTAAAAGAACGTTTCTAATTCTTTTCCTATCCAACTGATATTGgtagagagaaaaagagaaactCTGCCAGAAAATTCTTGAACTAAAGAAGAATCTTGATGCTAAACAAACACTAGAATTGGATATTGAACGAATGAAAGGGGCACTAGAAGTAATGAAGCATatgggagaagaagaagaagaagaagaagaagtcatGGAGGTGAAGAAAAGGATGGATGAAATAGAGAAAgatttaaaggaaaaagaagaagaactagatgaCCTAGAGTCTCTTAATCAAACTCTTATGGTGAAGGAGCGGACGAATAATGACCAGTTGCAAGATGCGCGTAAAGAATTAATAAATGTAAGTGTTAGAACTATCTTATATCATATGTTCAAGGGTGAATATTTCAAATGCCCCTCAATTTGATCCCAAACCGAGTGTCCTCTGAGTTTTAAGAATGTTTTATTAACCCTTGCTTATGTGGGAGCATAAGAGgagatttggacaagttaaatcACATATCACTAGCTAAGTTCAGGAACTAATAGGTCAAGGTAAACAAGTTCAAGAAACCAATAGATAACTTTAAGTAAATTTAAGGAACCAAGTTATATTTAGCTTATGTTTATAAAAGAACTAAAAGTGGAAATTACTATTTTCTATCATATATGTACTCTGTGCTATTTTGTTGAGTCTAATTTTTTTGCTCCATAGTACTTGAGTGAAAATACCCGTGCTGCTATTAGTGTGAAGAAAATGGGCGAGCTTGATAGTACACCATTCCATGCTGCAGCAAAGAGAAAATTTTCTCCTAAAGATGCTGATGTGAAAGCAGCAGAGTTGTGTTCATTATGGGATGAGCATCTGCGAGACCCTAACTGGCACCCATTTAAGATCATTGAAAAGGATGGACGTTGTGAGGTAATTAAGTTCTCATATTCTTGATTAGTGTGTATGTTACATGTAGACATATTGTTATCTTGCTTGACTTTGTAGAATTTCACATCCATAAGGTTTTTGAACTTGAATGGGAAGGTTATACTTCCATTTATATGAAAAGATACTTCTGTTACCGTTTTTTTtacattattaatatttatgcAATGTGAATTGTAGGATGGTAAGAGAATGTTACATTAATAATATATGCAACGTAAAGATCAATTTGGCTCTTAAGTTTTGGCTATTAGGTTAATTTAGTCTAAAATcaaattagtcatttatttgATCTTTTAACTTGGCATTAACACGTGTCATGTGAGTATGAGTAAATGATAGATATTAAATAACTACTAAACATATATTAGCATGTGTTACTTTTAACTGATGTGACTCTAGATGCGAAAAGACCAAATTGATACTTAAATTTTAGATTAAATTGATTTTACTATCCAActtaaatgaccaaattcatcgTTTCTTCCAATTCTCCTTGCATCATTGTGTTACTTTCCCTTGAAGAATGTCTTGTATTCTTCTTCCTCATTACTTCCACTTAATCTCTTTTGATTAATCACTGATTCCTTCAAACTTttggaattaattttatatgtGCAGGAGAtacttgatgatgatgatgaaaaattaaaagaacTGAAGAGTGAATTTGGTG encodes:
- the LOC136216810 gene encoding factor of DNA methylation 4-like — protein: MSHSSGKGKERQSVDNRLEDCIDECYEALKRGSIRVKLENSTYICPYCYGKKREYFYRELLEHAYRHGRDLRNADYKEKARHLALEKYMKNYLHDKERSRLEVEGNKKKDTGNSLPTLDPFHSRLEIGCDQKKDTGKGLPTLNLIELSDIPNSSIRNESTRLFVWPWMGIVANVQTQFQGGRWVGESGAKLRNELTTKGFDPVKVHPLWSRAGHSGFAIVEFKKEWDGFKSAIVFDKEFKVNHSGKEDYFNHLSNNRGERLYGWVASDDDYNSQTIVGDYLRKNGDLKSAYDKEAEDKQKDSNLMISLSNSLQRKNETLEKMKIKVEETNASLNNLVEENDSMVRRYNEEIGRMQQVAHHQFARIYLDHENRTLELEAERKELERRERQLEEREIQNKNVMRNLHYQKEKNKMAIVEQKKADEELWKLAEEQKREKEKLCQKILELKKNLDAKQTLELDIERMKGALEVMKHMGEEEEEEEEVMEVKKRMDEIEKDLKEKEEELDDLESLNQTLMVKERTNNDQLQDARKELINVSVRTILYHMFKGEYFKCPSI
- the LOC136220545 gene encoding factor of DNA methylation 4-like, giving the protein MGELDSTPFHAAAKRKFSPKDADVKAAELCSLWDEHLRDPNWHPFKIIEKDGRCEEILDDDDEKLKELKSEFGEEVYDAVTKSLKEINEYNPSGRYIVREMWNSKENKKATLKEGVSYLLKQWKLSKSKRS